ttaccaaAATACGTGATTTTTAAcgtaattaactaatttaagtggtggagaaacaaccgttatcaaacgcacttaaattaaataagtgttgaacactttaatttaagtaattaagtgCTTTATCAAACAAGACCTAAGATTAAAATGACAATCTAATTTCagtcttttttttgttttttttttcgtaAGAAATAGACACCTGCTCAGGTGCATTATTCAAAGATCACGTGTACAACTTGGTCAGTAGCTCATTATCTGCGATTTTAGAAAGGGAGAGAACGAATAAAAGTAATTAGAGTTAACGAAAAAAGTTTAATCATTAAACCAGAGAGCATGTACTAATGTACTAGAATACTAAGATAAACTTCAGTTTTTCAATGTGATTAAATTTCACaagaacaaaaattaaaaacacatgtaaAAATCTAACATTTCACAATTTATGTTGGATTTCTGGATTAGATCTTTATCTTCTaatttctttctcttcctcTTCCAATTACTGATTTTGGGAGCAGATGTCTATGTTTTGCTAACTTCGCTCTTTTTTGCAATAAAAAACCCATAGACAACCATTTGCAAATCATAAAAAACACAAAGATTATATTTAGAATTTTCCCTTAATTAAATTCTTAGAATTTCTTATCTTGGATGCTCATCAAGTGAGGATTTCTCTTATCTTGAATTTTCCCTTAATGAACATTTTACTTAAAATCAACCATGACACaagaaaaattaattgaaataGCAATTTTATCTATTGACATGACTTATTAGAAGAAATTGATTATCAAAGTTTAATTAGGGAATTTGTATCAAAGAAAACTAGAAGAATAAATTTCAATATGTATATAATTTTCAAAAGACATAATTGAATAATTTGCTTTAGGCCTCCTAACACGTAGAGTCGGCCCTACACCTAATCAATGAATTTTGGATCCGTTTCACTGGGGGATTAAAGTTTAAATTACATTCATGGTtattgaactttactcattttcacagtATGATTACTAAACTTCAAATTGTAACATAAAAGTCATCCAACTTTATAATTTCTAACGTTATAGCCATTAAACTTCAATGAACACCTCAAAATGACTGTTGACGAtctcaaactaaaaaattacaAGCATTTATGATATTCTAATTCACtttatttctttaaaattttcgatttgatgttatttaggtgttgtttgattatGAGATAAAAATTGattgtttagagagagagaatgctcCAGAAATCGTGATTTTGGCaaataaaaaatgttgtttcatagtaaatatttttctaaacCACTTTAATTCATGAACATTTCCATTTTGAGGTGTTTTGTAAAGTTTAGTGTCCATAATGTTAGAAAGTATAAATtgagtaaattttatattatgttttaaagttggcaaaaagcatcctgaggcccctgatctttcattgtttggtgcattaagccctcgatattttatttagacacattaagcccctgatctttcatcatttggtgcattaagccctcgatctttcatttagacacattgagccattgatctttcatatataggtgtattaggtccttccgtaaatcaattaatatataggtttattaagggcatgtttggttaggtttatataactgcagcgtttcgcattttctctggacattgcaacattttggagcttttcatgaaaaatctcttttcatgaacagttgtttgtagttacttgttattgataaaattaaccttcttatttccacaaaatgtgcttcagttttaacattatttttatttttagaacataattattgaaaaacaaggttttattgtgttcaataaattttttattttttatttaaattatttttattaatttgtataatatattttttattttagaatttgttatttttagaacatcatttgttgtcacaccaaacatgcccttaataaacctatatattaattgatttatggaaggacctaatacacccatatatgaaagatcaagggctcaatgtgtctaagtgaaagatcgagggcttaatgcaccaaatggtgaaagatcaggggctcaatgtgtctaaataaaagatcgagggcttaatgcaccaaacaatgaaagatcaggggcttcaggatgctttttgcctttaaagtttagtggccaagTAAAGTTCCCTCATGATGTGTAGTTTAACCAGTGATTAAAAGATAAGTTCTAGAGAGAgtagaattaattaatcttgCAATGTACCCTCAAGCAGACAATCACTGCTtcaaaaaatacataaattattTCTAATTTTCAATGTTTTCTTCGAATAgtttccattaattaattatttaaacagTACTAAGACataagaaaattattaaatatatcaACTCTCAATGTTCATACCAAACTTTcctttatctttatattaattttcatCATTTTGAGGCTTTAATATACAAAAAGATAAAATGGTATTTTGAATAATGTTAATAtataaacatattctattttacgaGAGCTTTCCAACAGTATATATACACTCAAACGTTAGAATGAGAAATTAAAAAGGACAAGTGTTGAATGAGAAATTAAAACTCAAAGTACACCACTTGAAATTAATTGCATTTAATTGAAAGGTTAATTGCATTACATTCTGAAACGTTAGAATTAATTGCATTCAATTGAAATGGTTGTAAGAGTTGGCTTAATAAACTTCAGTTGAAATGGTTGTAACAACCGAGCTAAATTGCATTTAATTGACTACTTAATTACATGAATTAATCTATCTAGCAGTTTTTCTAAtgcctttatatataaataaggatAAGATTACTTTGTCAAATTCCGTCGACAGAAAGAAATCGAAAACTTCTCAAACCTTTCTTTCAACAGACTATTCTTGTTTCTTTCGCTTTCTCTTTTTGCTTCCGGTAATAACTTTGGTTAGAGTTCGTCGACagaatctgttgtatcctgagAGACGGTTATCAACTGTGGTGCTATATGTATTAAGGAAACTAATGGTTGAGCCCTCATATTCAACCTTTCTGCTTCAATTTCTAGTTTGACAGAGGTTTCTATTCCACTCTGAGTTATCTGTTGTACGTGCGCAGATGGTGTTAGCCCTTGGCGTTATCACTGTTGCATATGGAAGTTGATTGTTGTTCGATTATGCAAACTTTAGTTTTAGTTGGAGCGGCGCGCGTATTGCACTAAGACTAATCGGAAGTGTGATTGTCGCATCCCCGTACCCATGGGCGACCaagtatttttttctttatcaaccaaaactcaatttttttaaaatattttttctacaaacttatctttttaattcgtggtgaaagagaaattttacttttatactagtcaatcaatttgtttattcttaattatataatattttgtattatcagtataattttatatttttttcttgaatttactgaaaattattttaatagaaaaaaaaaccataaaagtattaattaattaagtcttaataattaataaaatttgattatatatatatatatatatatatatatagtttttttaaagatagaaaatagagttttagtagtgaaatattaaaaattaattaatcgtTTTAATAATCTAGATACTTCATCAATTTTGATGGAAAATTTAAatcacataaaaaataatatactataagaATAATTTAAAAACGAACCTAATGGTATTGTTTGGTCAAAACTTCTAACTCACATTTTCCATTTTATAAGAGATTTCGTAAAAAAATAATTGTCAACAATAGCTTAAAAAGAACAAAGTGTCTTCTAAAGAAGATAtgtatttccattttttttatacatttgACTGTTTATTTGATATGAAGGCATATGTGATAAAACAGACAAATACAAAGATATACAtgtatgtgtattaacccaaaatagaaaaaagaaaaatgaaataatcCTCACCCGACCCTTAAATTTCCAAAAGCATCCGTCAAAGCAATCACTACAGTAATAGGTCCATCCACAAGAGCTTATAGCATAGGTTTTTCACAAATATAATCGGTCTCTATTACTTCATTTAATAAGATACATGTCacaattaaaaagtaaaataaaactataataaCAAAATACCTTTACCGAATCAGCAATCATGTCTCAAATGTATGGTCCTGCAATGTATGGCAAACTATTTCCTCACAAATCCCTTCCTTTCTCAGGAATCTGGTGATTTTTGTGAAACTGTCAGGTGTGTGCTCAATGCAACCTTTATTTTGGCACTCTTTAGCATAGACACTATCCACTAGAAAGGTTGGACTGAGGCATAACCAATCTTCTCTTAATTGTTCTTCTGTTGGTGATTCATCAATGTTCATTCTGTTGGTgcttcatcaatgtccattcAATTTTGGTTTTCTCTATATCTATTATATCTCCCTTTAACTATTATATCTCCCTTTAAATTTAAAGGGAGATATAATAGATATAGAGAAAACCAGaatagaatgaacattgatgaAGAACCAACAGAAGAACAATTGGAACAAGATTGGTTATACCTCAGTCCAACCTTTCTAGTGGATACTGCTAAAGAGGGCCAAAATCAAGGTTACATGGAGCACGCACTGGAGTTTCACAAAAATCACCACATTCCTGATAAAAAAATTGTGAGGCGATAGTTTTCCCACACTGTCACGTCcttttctaaatttttatttttacgaaatagattataatatataatattaattaattatgaatttaagcatattattgagtttaatttaatatttataggtgtaataaaataaaattataataacaaaatcttcactgaATCATCAATTTTGCCTCCAAGGAACGTATGGGCAAACTATTTCCTCACAAATCcctttatttttcaggaatttggTGATTTTTGCGAAACTGCCAGGTGTATGCTCCTTGTAACTTTTATTTTGACCCTCTTTAGCAGAGACATTGTCCACTAAAAAGGTTGGACTGAGGCATAACCAATCTTCACTCAATTGTTATTCTGTTGGTTATccatcaatgttcattctattTTGGTTTTCTTTATATCTATTATATCTCCCTTTAATAACCAATCTTCACTCAATTGTTATTCTGTTGGTTCTacatcaaaccacatgggtttttttttgaaatttaccctttatttatTCCAAGATCAATGCCTACCGGTTACCTCAAAAAGCACGCAAACTATTCCCTCACAAATCCCTTCCTTTTTCAGGAATTTGGTGATTATTGTAATTAATGATTAGAATTAGTattcctaattaattaattaactaaaattaacttAACTTGTTAAAGATATACATCGTCTCGATAATTTAAATACTATACATCTGTAAATTGTATGCCTTTACCAGAATTTCGTAAGCCCAAAACGTCCTGTCTTATACCCCCAATTCTTCACCGCTTCCAAACAAACACCTCTTGCTCTTGCTCTTCCACATTTTGAAGTTTCTGGATTTTAAAGTATCAAACACATAATCCCGCAGTCAAAGACCCGGATTGcttaaaaccataaaatataaaaaaaaatctcttaaTCATGTAATTAATTTCTTTAACTAcaacaaatatatatttaatccaCTAATGTTAATGAAAAGAAGCAGATTCCTAGTACATTCATAACTTCCATAATTCTCAAAGTTGAAATCACAATTAGtaatctaatatatataaaaatctgATGTACAGAGAAAATCCCACTTCAAATCCTTATTAATATATCAATAGCAAACGAACAAAACAGTAAAACATACAAATGATTCCCCTCATCCTGGGATTGTCTGAGAATACATACTTATCGGGAAACCTTAGCTGAAGCTTAACATGATAAGTAGTACCCACATCATCCGTCTGTGCAAAAACCGCGACCCCTCGAGCAAACGCAAAAGAGCCAGTTCCGCCCACCACAGTAAGTTGTTCACCTTCATGGCCTATATGTTTGGCCTGCACACTCAAACTCCCCGAATACTCCGGGGTATCAAACGTCAGATAAACGACATTGAAAGCAGAACGTGCAAACGGTTCAATAGGAATTATGAAACCTTGAGCTTTCCCTATGATTCTTGATGTATTCTCTGGTCCTTCAGTGAGTGTACGGCGGAAGATGAAAGCCCCGCTGTCCGATGATGGCTGCACATTCTTGGAGCTCGGAATATGAGGTTGTTGAATGTAGAGAGAGATGGCTACCCAAGGTTTAGAAGTGTCCTTGGACGAGTGCTTCTTCGACATCGGAGAAAACACTGACATGAGAATTACAGAGAGTATTGCTAAGGAAACTGCAATGCAGAATATTATTCTGCACAGCATTATGCAAGGGACTAACTGTATTGTAGTCATATGATAGGAGGGGTAGTCGTTTTAATGGTTGAGATGGTGTGGTGTTGGCCAACTGTTACACTTGTTCTTTATGATTAAATATGATAAGACAAACCAAACCCACTATTGTTTCTAGCAACTTTAAAGTGCAACATGGAAGCTATACATTACATTAAAGGCATTTTCACTTTTCAGTATATAAGTTCAGTAAACACTTATACAGAGACATAATTAAACACACTCGAAATTTTAGTTAAAAAATGTAACGCAACTCCAGGAACAATTTTGTGAAGATCTCGGGGAAATTATTAGAAGACTCTGCACTCCATATGAAAACCCCTAAACTCTTCATATAAAAAACCCCTAATCTCTTCATTTTTCGTTTAAAACATCTCCGACAGTGATCTCTTCACTTAAAACTGAAATTCTTTACCACCCAAGTTTAACCTTAAGTGATGTTTagccttattatatatttaaagcCGCATGCTTTTGATATAACCAATAATACACCAAGAACACAGACAGAtcaatgaataaataaatatttg
The window above is part of the Euphorbia lathyris chromosome 3, ddEupLath1.1, whole genome shotgun sequence genome. Proteins encoded here:
- the LOC136221896 gene encoding dirigent protein 6-like, with the protein product MTTIQLVPCIMLCRIIFCIAVSLAILSVILMSVFSPMSKKHSSKDTSKPWVAISLYIQQPHIPSSKNVQPSSDSGAFIFRRTLTEGPENTSRIIGKAQGFIIPIEPFARSAFNVVYLTFDTPEYSGSLSVQAKHIGHEGEQLTVVGGTGSFAFARGVAVFAQTDDVGTTYHVKLQLRFPDKYVFSDNPRMRGIICMFYCFVRLLLIY